One window from the genome of Chloroflexaceae bacterium encodes:
- the pdeM gene encoding ligase-associated DNA damage response endonuclease PdeM, with product MKNLHVTLGSEPVDLLPERALFWPRERTLIVADAHFGKAASFRAAAIAVPESAAADLARLTAALQRTGAARLVLLGDFLHARAGRVPAVLAAIAAWRAAHPRLETLLVRGNHDVRAGDPPAAWGIACVNAPFLLGPFVLCHDPDTPAPAYVLAGHLHPAVVLTGPGRQRERLPCFLIGPSRAILPAFGSFTGHATVSPAADERAYVIASEVIEVQQPGGF from the coding sequence ATGAAAAACCTGCACGTCACGCTCGGCAGCGAACCGGTGGACCTGCTTCCTGAACGGGCGCTGTTCTGGCCCCGTGAGCGCACCCTGATCGTCGCCGACGCTCACTTCGGCAAGGCCGCCAGCTTCCGCGCCGCGGCCATCGCCGTTCCTGAGAGCGCCGCCGCCGACCTGGCCCGGCTCACCGCTGCTCTGCAACGCACCGGCGCCGCCCGCCTGGTACTGCTGGGCGACTTCCTGCACGCCCGCGCCGGTCGCGTCCCGGCCGTGCTCGCCGCCATCGCCGCCTGGCGCGCTGCCCATCCTCGCCTGGAGACCCTCCTTGTGCGCGGCAACCACGATGTGCGCGCTGGCGACCCGCCTGCGGCCTGGGGCATCGCCTGCGTTAACGCGCCCTTTCTTCTCGGTCCCTTCGTCCTCTGCCACGATCCCGACACGCCCGCACCGGCCTACGTTCTGGCCGGCCACCTCCATCCCGCCGTCGTTCTGACCGGGCCAGGCCGCCAGCGCGAACGGCTGCCCTGCTTCCTCATCGGCCCCAGCCGGGCCATCCTGCCCGCCTTCGGCAGCTTCACCGGCCACGCCACGGTATCCCCCGCCGCTGATGAACGCGCCTATGTTATCGCCAGCGAGGTCATTGAAGTGCAACAGCCCGGCGGGTTCTGA